Proteins found in one Tamandua tetradactyla isolate mTamTet1 chromosome 1, mTamTet1.pri, whole genome shotgun sequence genomic segment:
- the PPP1R17 gene encoding protein phosphatase 1 regulatory subunit 17 — MRNKICWRRNTCPLLMMSTEQMQPLELSEDRLDKLDSRCSHLDDLSDQFIKDCNLKKKSRKGKNAQATQNIESDQKKPRRKDTPALHIPPFIPGMLSEHLIKRYDIQERHPKGKMNPALHNTDLEQKKPRRKDTPALHMPPFAAGVRLLRDERPRAIMEDDEKDGDKIAI, encoded by the exons ATGAGGAACaaaata TGCTGGAGAAGAAATACCTGTCCTCTTTTGATGATGTCCACTGAGCAAATGCAGCCACTGGAGCTCTCAGAAGACAGACTGGACAAGCTAGACTCTCGTTGCAGCCATTTAG ATGATCTTTCAGACCAGTTCATCAAAGATTGCAATCTCAAAAAGAAgtcaagaaaggggaaaaatgccCAGGCCACCCAGAACATTGAGTCAGATCAAAAAAAGCCAAGAAGGAAAGACACACCAGCATTGCACATCCCTCCTTTTATACCAG GTATGCTTTCAGAACATTTAATTAAAAGATATGATATCCAAGAGAGGCATCCAAAGGGCAAAATGAATCCAGCTCTTCATAACACTGACCTGGAACAGAAAAAGCCAAGGAGAAAAGACACACCTGCTCTACACATGCCCCCCTTTGCAGCAG GTGTGAGACTGCTCAGGGATGAGAGACCCAGAGCGATCATGGAAGATGACGAAAAGGATGGTGACAAGAtagctatttaa